One genomic segment of Macaca fascicularis isolate 582-1 chromosome 19, T2T-MFA8v1.1 includes these proteins:
- the URI1 gene encoding unconventional prefoldin RPB5 interactor 1 isoform X2: MPKLNILSFLDFRGEKPGILQASGSLTKMHCKTIRKACYVKKVDNDYNALRERLSTLPDKLSYNIMVPFGPFAFMPGKLVHTNEVTVLLGDNWFAKCSAKQAVGLVEHRKEHVRKTIDDLKKVMKNFESRVEFTEDLQKMSDAAGDIVDIREEIKCDFEFKAKHRIAHKPHSKPKTSDIFEADIANDVKSKDLLADKELWARLEELERQEELLGELDSKPDIVIANGEDTTSSEEEKEDHNTNVNAMYQVTDCHTLDSCHKDVASSEPFSVQMSSQLNCSVNGSSSYHSDGDDDDDDEDDDNIDDHDGDNDREALGVGDNSIPTIYFSHTVEPKRVRINTGKNTTLKFSEKKEEAKRKRKNSTGSGHSAQELPTIRTPADIYRAFVDVVNGEYVPRKSILKSRSRENSVCSDTSESSAAEFDDRRGVLRSISCEEATCSDTSESILEEEPQESHQKKLLPLSVTPEAFSGTVIEKEFVSPSLTPHPAIAHPALPTIPERKEVLLEASEETGKRVSKFKAARLQQKN; this comes from the exons ATGCCCAAACTTAATATCCTCTCTTTTCTTGATTTTAGAGGTGAAAAGCCAGGCATCCTTCAAGCTAGTGGATCTTTGACAAAGATGCATTGCAAAACAATCAGAAAGGCATGCTATGT GAAGAAAGTAGATAATGACTATAATGCCCTTCGAGAAAGACTCAGCACCTTGCCTGATAAATTGTCTTATAATATAATG gtACCATTTGGCCCTTTTGCCTTCATGCCAGGAAAACTTGTCCATACTAATGAAGTCACTGTTTTACTGGGGGACAACTGGTTTGCAAAGTGCTCAGCAAAGCAGGCTGTAGGTTTAGTTGAGCACCGGAAAGAAC ATGTAAGAAAAACAATAGATGACTTAAAAAAAGTGATGAAAAATTTTGAATCcagagttgaattcacagaagatTTGCAGAAAATGAGTGAT gctGCAGGTGATATTGTTGACATAAGAGAAGAAATTAAATGTGACTTTGAATTTAAAG CAAAACACCGAATTGCTCATAAACCGCATTCCAAACCAAAAACTTCAGATATTTTTGAAGCAGATATTGCAAATGATGTGAAATCCAAGGATTTGCTTGCTGATAAAGAACTGTGGGCTCGACTTGAAGAACTAGAGAGACAAGAAGAATTGCTGGGTGAACTTGATAG TAAGCCTGATATTGTGATTGCAAATGGAGAAGATACGACATCTtctgaagaggaaaaggaagatcATAACACAAATGTGAATGCAATGTATCAAGTAACAGACTGTCATACTCTGGACAGTTGTCATAAGGATGTTGCAAGTTCAGAACCATTCAGTGTTCAAATGAGTAGTCAGTTGAACTGTTCAGTAAATGGTTCCAGTTCTTAccacagtgatggtgatgatgatgatgacgatgaggACGACGACAACATTGATGACCATGATGGTGATAATGACCGTGAGGCTTTAGGGGTTGGAGATAATTCTATACCaacaatatatttttctcatactGTTGAGCCTAAGAGG GTCCGAATAAATACTGGGAAGAATACCACTTTAAAAttcagtgaaaagaaagaagaagccaAACGTAAACGAAAGAACAGCACTGGCAGTGGCCACTCTGCCCAGGAGCTGCCGACCATCAGGACACCTGCTGACATTTATAG AGCCTTTGTTGATGTTGTGAATGGAGAATATGTCCCTCGCAAATCCATCCTGAAGTCTCGAAGTAGAGAGAATAGTGTGTGTAGTGACACCAGTGAAAGCAGTGCTGCTGAATTTGACGATAGGCGGGGAGTTTTGAGGAGTATCAGCTGCGAAGAAGCCACTTGCAGTGACACCAGTGAGAGCATTTTGGAAGAGGAACCACAAGAAAGTCATCAAAAGAAACTTTTGCCCTTATCAGTAACacctgag GCTTTTTCTGGAACTGTTATAGAAAAAGAATTTGTATCGCCTTCCttaacaccacacccagccattgcTCATCCTGCACTACCCACTATTCCAGAACGAAAGGAAGTTCTGTTGGAAGCATCAGAAGAAACTGGAAAGAGGGTTTCAAAGTTTAAAGCTGCCAGATTGCAACAGAAAAACTAG
- the URI1 gene encoding unconventional prefoldin RPB5 interactor 1 isoform X3, whose product MVPFGPFAFMPGKLVHTNEVTVLLGDNWFAKCSAKQAVGLVEHRKEHVRKTIDDLKKVMKNFESRVEFTEDLQKMSDAAGDIVDIREEIKCDFEFKAKHRIAHKPHSKPKTSDIFEADIANDVKSKDLLADKELWARLEELERQEELLGELDSKPDIVIANGEDTTSSEEEKEDHNTNVNAMYQVTDCHTLDSCHKDVASSEPFSVQMSSQLNCSVNGSSSYHSDGDDDDDDEDDDNIDDHDGDNDREALGVGDNSIPTIYFSHTVEPKRVRINTGKNTTLKFSEKKEEAKRKRKNSTGSGHSAQELPTIRTPADIYRAFVDVVNGEYVPRKSILKSRSRENSVCSDTSESSAAEFDDRRGVLRSISCEEATCSDTSESILEEEPQESHQKKLLPLSVTPEAFSGTVIEKEFVSPSLTPHPAIAHPALPTIPERKEVLLEASEETGKRVSKFKAARLQQKN is encoded by the exons ATG gtACCATTTGGCCCTTTTGCCTTCATGCCAGGAAAACTTGTCCATACTAATGAAGTCACTGTTTTACTGGGGGACAACTGGTTTGCAAAGTGCTCAGCAAAGCAGGCTGTAGGTTTAGTTGAGCACCGGAAAGAAC ATGTAAGAAAAACAATAGATGACTTAAAAAAAGTGATGAAAAATTTTGAATCcagagttgaattcacagaagatTTGCAGAAAATGAGTGAT gctGCAGGTGATATTGTTGACATAAGAGAAGAAATTAAATGTGACTTTGAATTTAAAG CAAAACACCGAATTGCTCATAAACCGCATTCCAAACCAAAAACTTCAGATATTTTTGAAGCAGATATTGCAAATGATGTGAAATCCAAGGATTTGCTTGCTGATAAAGAACTGTGGGCTCGACTTGAAGAACTAGAGAGACAAGAAGAATTGCTGGGTGAACTTGATAG TAAGCCTGATATTGTGATTGCAAATGGAGAAGATACGACATCTtctgaagaggaaaaggaagatcATAACACAAATGTGAATGCAATGTATCAAGTAACAGACTGTCATACTCTGGACAGTTGTCATAAGGATGTTGCAAGTTCAGAACCATTCAGTGTTCAAATGAGTAGTCAGTTGAACTGTTCAGTAAATGGTTCCAGTTCTTAccacagtgatggtgatgatgatgatgacgatgaggACGACGACAACATTGATGACCATGATGGTGATAATGACCGTGAGGCTTTAGGGGTTGGAGATAATTCTATACCaacaatatatttttctcatactGTTGAGCCTAAGAGG GTCCGAATAAATACTGGGAAGAATACCACTTTAAAAttcagtgaaaagaaagaagaagccaAACGTAAACGAAAGAACAGCACTGGCAGTGGCCACTCTGCCCAGGAGCTGCCGACCATCAGGACACCTGCTGACATTTATAG AGCCTTTGTTGATGTTGTGAATGGAGAATATGTCCCTCGCAAATCCATCCTGAAGTCTCGAAGTAGAGAGAATAGTGTGTGTAGTGACACCAGTGAAAGCAGTGCTGCTGAATTTGACGATAGGCGGGGAGTTTTGAGGAGTATCAGCTGCGAAGAAGCCACTTGCAGTGACACCAGTGAGAGCATTTTGGAAGAGGAACCACAAGAAAGTCATCAAAAGAAACTTTTGCCCTTATCAGTAACacctgag GCTTTTTCTGGAACTGTTATAGAAAAAGAATTTGTATCGCCTTCCttaacaccacacccagccattgcTCATCCTGCACTACCCACTATTCCAGAACGAAAGGAAGTTCTGTTGGAAGCATCAGAAGAAACTGGAAAGAGGGTTTCAAAGTTTAAAGCTGCCAGATTGCAACAGAAAAACTAG